The Thermococcus sp. region CTCTGTCTCGAAGTCGCAGTTGGTTCCCGGAAAGACCACCACGGCAAACTTCACCATCTCAGCTCACCGGCTCGATTCTGTACTCCCAACTGTGGATCAGAGGGTTGGCGAGAAGCTTCCTGCACATCCCCTCGACCTCCTCCTCCGGGTTCTCACTCTCCAGCTCAAACTCGAAGTATTTCGGAACGTGGAGATTCTCGATGGCGTACCCAAGGTTCCTGAGCGCGTTTCCGATGACCCTCCCCTCGGGGTCGTTGAGGCCTTCCTTAAGGCGAACGATGACGGTAACCTTCCACTTCATTGGGATCACCTCAAGTGACGACCTTCTCAAGCTCGTCCAGCTCAATCGCGCGCTTTATCTCAAGTGCTATCCTCCGCCCTGTGCTCATCGGCTTCCTCCAGAGGGCATTTCCGTATGGGTGGCCAACCGCCATGTGAATGTTGGTTCCCCCACCGGTTCTCGGGGCAACGTCGTAGATGTAGAAGTTCAGATCTTTGTCCACGGCCGTCTGGAGGGTGAACGGCCCGATTATCCCGGGCGGGTAGTACTCCTGCGTCGCCTTCACATAGCGCTCGGCCATGTCGAAGACCTTCTCCAAAAGCGACTCGCGGAGAGTCGAGGCGGCGTGGCCGGTTACCGTGTACTCAGGCTCGAACTGGTGCTCCGGGAGTGTTAGTTGCTGGCTCGCAGGAAGCCTCACGTGGCCGTCCAGACTCGTCTCGAAGCGCCAGTCTATTCC contains the following coding sequences:
- the purS gene encoding phosphoribosylformylglycinamidine synthase subunit PurS is translated as MKWKVTVIVRLKEGLNDPEGRVIGNALRNLGYAIENLHVPKYFEFELESENPEEEVEGMCRKLLANPLIHSWEYRIEPVS